The segment TTGCCTTCGAACCACCTCGTCTGATCTTTTACCTCGGGCAAAATAAAGGCCGGGCTCATCGCCTCCAGAACGTTGGCTTTTTGCAGCGAGGTGGAGGTTCCTCCGCCCAGCATGACGATGTCGGGGATAAATTTTTCCGCTCTCCTCTCCGCCATGATGCGCTGGAGGACTTGCGACGCGGGCGCCGCCTCGCGCACGAGCTTTATTTTGGGAAAGCGCTTCTGAAAGCCGCTCCAATCGATGTCGGAGCGCAGTTTATAAATGACGACTTCGCCCTCCTGCTCCGCGGCCTTGACGGTCTTTTCCCACTCGGCTTCGGGTGAAAGCGCGGCGTCGCCCGCGAAAGCGCGTGCGGAAACACCGACGAAGAGGGCAGCTACGACGACCTGAGGAAGCGAAATATGAAAACGGAAAATTTCAGCCTTCATCCTTCCGCTTTCATCCTTTCTTCAATACTCCGGCGCGTTCTCCAACTGCTCCACGCGAGAGTAGCCGATCTGTTTATAAATCCGGTTCGAACCGGAGATCAGCCGCACCGGTTTGCCCGGCTCGGCGTTGAAGTGCTGATGGATCGTGTTGTGCGGAATGTAGACCATGTCTCCCTGCTTCCACTCCCAGCGGCTCGGCTCCTTGGCGATTCGGGCGTGGTATTTGTCGGTGATCTCGACGTCGACTTCCCAGTGGAGATCGTAGCCGTTGCCCTCCAGCACGTAGAACAGCTCGTCCTGCATCTGCCACTGCCGGCCGGAGCGGCTGCCGCCGGGAATTTCTTGCAAGTGGACGTCGATCGCCTTCACGCGCAGCGGCACGGTCGCATCCGCCAGTAGACGGATCTTTCCATGCGGCGTAACCTGCCACGGCGTATCCGCCGGCTTGATGACCTTCTTGAGCTTCACGTCTTCCGGCGCGCGGATGATCGGAAAATCGACCGGCGGGCCCCAGCGGTCGTCTTCTTTTGAAGGCGCGGTGCCTATCGGCCCCTGTTGGTGGAGTCCCAAAAAAATCCACAGCGGCTTCGCCTTCATCACCAGCGCCACCATGCCATGCTCGGGGTCGGCGTTGTTGTGCCAGTGGACCGAGTCGTTGTGCACTGCGACTGCGTCGCCGGTCTCCCAGTCGTAGCGCTCGCCGTCGTGCACATCGAAGCCGCGTCCTTCGAGGATGAAAAAGAACGCCTCGTTCTGATGGCCGTGCCCCTTATCGCGCGCGCCCGGACCCAGAGTCACGAAGTGCGCCTGGACGCTGTGCGTGACAAACGGCTCATTTGTGGGGCTCACGATGTTCTTCTCGCGCGCGCCGGCGCCGAGATAGTCGCGGTAGTCTTTCGTGATCACGCGCGGCACCGCAGCGAGCCACTGGCGGCGCATCTCCGTGAGCGAGTAGGTTATGCTCTCGATGCCTCTTAGAAATTTACGAGGTTTTTCATATCTCGGTGGTGGATTGGCCATGGTCTTCTTTCGTAAAATGGAATGCTTTACTTTTATCCAAAATCGCCGCGGCTGACAACCGGCTGGGTATCTGTCCAGGGATGTGTAAGAACATGCCGTTCGCCCTTCGACGCGGCTCAGGGCGAACGGCTGGTCTCCTCCCGTTCGTGGTGAGCCTGTCGAACCATGAACGGGTTTTTCGCGCTGTCTGGCGCTCAGGATGACGCCGTCTATGGGGCGGCGTCACTTCTTCGCCGCCAGGATTTCGTCGAGCAATTTCGTGACCGGCCGGATGTCTTTTGTATTCAGATCGTCGATATCGAAATATTTCATGCCGTCTCTGCGCCGCTCCGCCGGAGGAACGTGGTCCTTCGGCACGTCGACGCGCCGCGAGTCGCGCGCATCGCCCGGCTGGCTCATGACTTTCTGGAAAACGGTCTGGCCTTCCCGCGACAGCAGCCAATTGACGAAGACTTTGGCCGCGTTGGGGTGCGGCGCGCGATTCATCAGCGCCAGTTGGCCGAACGCCGAAGAGATCGAGACACCTTCCTTGAACTGAAACGGCTCGAACATGTCCACGGAAAGCCCTTGATTGTCCGCTTTCGCTACGGCGGAGCTCTGGCATGGAAGACAAACGACCACCTTACCCGTAGCCAGCCAGTCGACGGCCTGGCGCAAATCCGCCGACATGACGACCTCCATCTCGCCGTAAAGGCGCTTCAAATACGGCGGCCCGAGCAGCGTGTTATAGTAAAGGTATTGCCACGGCGTACTCGTCCCCCTCACTTGCCGCAAGTCCATGGCGACGATCTTTCCCTTGAGCTTGGGAGTTAAAAAATCCCAATAGGATTTGTAGTCCTTCACGTTCAAGAGCTTCGTGTTGTAGGCTCCCCCGCCGCCGCTGCGAACATCGCCCTCATAGACAAGGATGTACATGCCCTCGGGGTCCACGTATTTGTGCCGGCCCTCCCACCACTTGGTCTCGTCGGTAACTTCGGGCATGAGCAGCGCGGGCTTGATCGGCTCAAGCATTTTTCCCAGGTGGAGGACCTGATAGAGCGAGTTTCCGCCGCCGTTGTAAACATCGGCGAGATATTTTTCCGCGCGCCGCTCGGACGCGATGCGCGGGGCGAGCTGCGTGCCCGAGCCGGTCACGGTGACGACTTTGATCTTGGGATAAGCCTTCTGGAACGCGCCCGCTTCGATCACGGCCTCGTAACCGGCGATGTAGACGACGACCTGTCCCTCTTGCTCGGCGGCGCGCACGATCCTCTCCCATTCCGCTTGCTTCGTTTCCGCCGCCGGAAGCGCGGCGGCATCAAAGAATAATCCCAGTAGCAAGAGTCCGACGGCTACGAAGTTACCGATTTCCGTCTTCATCTTCAGCCCCCTTTCCATTACGTCCGCGCCGCTTTTCTCTGCTCCTCGTCGCGCATCTCGCGCCTGAGCAGCTTCCCGACTTTGGATTTCGGCAGCATGTCCCTAAACTCTATATAGTCCGGCACTTCGTAGGGAAGGAGGCGCTCGCGGCAGTGCTTGAGAAGATCGTACGCGGTCACCCCGCGGATGTCCTCCTTCATGATGACGAACGCCTTCACCTGCTCGCCGGCGATCACGTCCGGCACGCCGACGACGCAGGCCGCGACGACCGCCGGATGATCCTGGAGGACGGATTCCACCCGCGCGGCAGAGACGCGATACCCTTTATGCTTGATGAGATCCGCTCTGCGGTCGATAAATTCGATCTCGCCGTCGGCGTCGAGCTTGACGTAGTCTCCGGTCCGGCACCACGTCCTGCCGTCGAGCCGGAGGAACGTTTCCTGGGTTTCGGCCGGGTTGTCCAGATATCCGTCCTTTAAATAGGAGTAATCGGAACCGACGATCAACTCGCCGCCTTCCTCCGGCGCGACCGACTTCAATGTTTCCGGATCGAGAACTTTGGCGACCCGGGTCGGTATCATGCGGCCGACGCTCCGCGGCGCGGGCGTCGTATCCGGCGGGGTCACCGACATGCAGACGGTCTCGGTTGAGCCATAGACCTGATAGATAGCCACGCCGACTTTCTCTTTCCATCGCAAAGCCACTTCCGCCGGAAGAGCGTCGCCCGCGCTCCAGCAATATTTAAGGCTCTTGAGATCGTAAAATTCGAAGCGCTCGTTTTCCAAAATCAGCCGGTAGAGGCTGGGGACGCCGGCGAAAAGCGTTCCCTTGTACGCCTGAATCGACGCGGAAGCGGCGTCGATGCTCGGCTTGGGAGCGATGACGACGGTGTTGCCGAGATGGAGGCCGAGCGCGAACACCATGTCCTGGGAAAACATGTGAAAGAGCGGCAGCGGCATGATCAGCGTGTTTTGGGATTCCTTGACCACGGCCCGATAAACTTCCCGCACGCCGACGATGCCGCTGAGCAACTCCAGGTGGCCGTGGGGCACGCCTTTGGGAAAGCCGGTCGTGCCGCCGGTATAAAGGATGTGGGCGATGTGATTTTTCGGGTCGATATCGACCTGTGGCAGTGTCGGCGGATATTTCCGGATTAAATCCCGGAAGAAAAATAAGTGCTCCTGGCGGCTCACGGAGCCTTCCAAGAGTTTGTCGAAGAGCTTGCCGAAAATTCTTTTTCCGGCAGGCAGCAGGTCCGCGACCCGCGTCACGACGATCCGCTCGACGCCGGTCTTCGGCAGCACCTCTTTGACGTAGCCAAAATTGGTGTCGGCGCAGATGACCGTCTTCGAGACCGAGTGGTTCAGGAGAAACTCGAGCTCGTACGGAGGATAAATCGGCGAGACGGGAACCGGCACCGCGCCGATCTTCTGAAGCCCGAGATAAGCCACGATCCACTGCGGCGAGTTCGGCAGGTAGATCAGGACCCGGTCCTGGAGCTTGACGCCGAGAGCGCTCGCGGCGGCGGCGAAGCTATCGATCAGCTTGCGCAAGCGGCGGTAGCTGAAGCGCGTGCCCAAAAATATCAGCGCGGTGTTGTCCGGATATTTTTCCGCGCTGCGCTCGAACGCCGTGAGGATCGTCCGCTCTTCCTCGATCATCTTTTTCAGCGCCGATTCCAAAGCAACGACCTCTCTCTTTCGCGTCAACTCACTGCCATAGCACAACTAAGCAACCGCCGTAGCTGGGGGTGTTTCGAAGGGCCGATGCGTGGGACGAGAAACATCAACCGTGCCTAAGAAACACCGGCAGCAGTTCGGTTCAGTGTAACACCGCCATATCGCATCGGCCCGGAGAGAGACTCCCAGGACGGCGGACGGTTAGGTGAGCCGTCTTGCCCTGCCTATATACCAAAATAGGCCGCCCTGACGTGCGGGTTGTTCATCAACTCCTTGCCCGTCCCTTCTACCGTAATCGAGCCGCTTTCGATCACGTAGCCTCGGTCGATCACCGGCAGCAGCGGCCGGGCGTATTGATCGGCGACGAGGACGGTGATTCCCAGTTGGCCGATGTTTCGGACCGCGTCGATGACTTTGATCTGGAGCGCGGGCGCGAGGCCGAGCAGCGGTTCGTCCAACAACAGCAGGCTCGGCTTCGCCATCAGCGCCCGGCCGATCGCGAGCATCTGCTGCTCGCCGCCGCTCAAGAATCCCGCCGTCCGGCGGCGCAACTCGAAGAGAGTGGGAAACAGATCCCAGACGTAAGCCAGAGTCTGTTTCGCCTCAGCGCGGCTTCTCAGCGTCGCGCCGATCTTGAGATTCTCCAGCACGGTGCTTTCGGGAAAGATGCGCCTGCGCTCCGGGCAAAGGACGATCCCGTCTCTTACGCGGCGGCTCGGTTTCATTGCGCCGATATCGCGCCCTTGGTAGCTCACCTGCCCCACCACGGTGATCTTCTCGCCGCCTCGTCTCTCCTCTTTGATCTTTCGATCCAGGATGATGCCCGAGATCGTGTACATCAGAGTCGATTTGCCGGCCCCGTTCGAGCCCAGCAGGCCGACGATCTCCGACTCGCCGACGTTCAAGGTCACGTTGTTGACGGCGAGGCCGTTCTCGTAAAAGACCATGAGGTTTTCGACGTCGAGCATAAGTCGCTTCACAACAAATTCCGTTCACCCTTCGACACGCTCAGGGCGAACGGCTGAAACGCTTGAGGCACCGTTCATGCTGAACCCGTCGAAGCATCTACAGCTCCGCTCCGAGATAGGTTTCTTTCACCGTGCTGTTCTCGACGATCTCCGCCGGCGGCCCTTCGGCGACCTTGTGTCCGCGGTCCATCACCACCACTCGATTCGCCAAGCGGAAAAGCTCCCTTAAGCGGTGCTCCACCATGATCAAGGTCATGCCGCGATCCTGCAGCTTTTCAATCAGCGGCACCATGCTCGACACCTCCGAGCTGCTCAAGCCGGAAAAAAGCTCGTCGGTGATGAGGAGATCCGGCCGGAGCGCGAGGCAGCGCGCGAGCTCCAAGCGCCGGAGATATCCATGCGGCAACGTCGACGCCGGCTTGTACGGCACGTGCGAGTCGCGCTCGAAGCCGACCTCTTCCAATAGATCCAGGGCGACGGTGTCGCGGTCGCCCCAGCGGCCGCTCTCAGTGAATTTTCTGATTCGCGGCGAATAGAGCGGCACAATCAGATTTTTATACGCCGGCAGATTGTGGAACGGCCGCACCGTCTGGAAGCTCCGCGCGATGCCGAGCGTGGCGATCTTGTGCGGCGGCAAACCGGTGATCTTTTTGCCCTTGAATCGGACCTCGCCCGAGTCGGGCTCGGTGAATCCCGTGATGACGTTCACCGCCGTGGTTTTTCCCGAGCCGTTGAGGCCGATGATGCCCACGACCTCGTTTTCCGCCACCGAGAAGCTCACGCGGTCGAGCGCCTTGACGCCGCCGAAACTTTTTGAAATTTCCTTTAGAGTTAGTAACTCCACGTCAGCTACTTTCCTCGATAATTCCCATCTCCACCTCTTTCCAAGAGAGGCCGAGGGACGCGAGGATGAGGCTGCGGACGTCCGACTAGGGAGGCTCGACTCATGGCACTACCCTATCGGCCGCGGCCGAAAACTCGCGTCCCGAGGACTCTCCCTCTTATACCTCCACCCAACGTTCCACCTGCTCGTACTTGCGTTTCAAGTAACTCATGATCCCCTCCGGCTTGAAGAGAACCAGCGCGACGAGGAGCAGACTGTAAGCGACGATCCGGAGCGTGCCGAGGTCGCGCAGCATCTCCGCCAGCGGCACCAGGATAAAGGCCCCGAGCACGGGGCCTGCCAAGGTCCCGATGCCGCCGACGACGGCGCAGGCGATCGGCAGGATCGAGAGATCGAGCGAGAAGGCCGAGAGGCCGACGAACATGTAGAGATGCGTGAAATAGGCGCCGGCGAAGCAGCCGAGCGCCGAGCCGATCCAGAGCGCAACGAGCTTGTAGAGCGTCACGTTGATGCCCGAGGCCCTGACCGCCTGATCGTTGTCGCTGATCGAGCGCAGGACGAGGCCGAAGTCCGTCGTCATGAAGCGCCGCAACGCGAACGTCGCGGCGAGAAGAAAAATCAAAATGAGATAGCGCTCCACCCGGATATCGGGAAACGATTCCACGCCGACGAGTCCATCCGTCCCTCCGACGATAGCGGTCGCCTCGATAATGCGCGCCATGAGAAGCGGATAGACGAGCGTCGTCATGGCAAAATAAATTCCCCGGAGCGGCAGGCAGGGCGCCAGCAGCGCCGTCGAGATCAACGCGCCGAGAATCGTCGCAAGCAGGAGCGTGAGCGACGGCGGCAAGCCAAAATTTAGATTGAGCAGGCCGGCGAGATAGGCGCCGATGCCGAAGAACAGGGCCTGGCCGAGAGAAACCAGGCCGGTGGAGAACGCGATAAAATCCCAGGATAGCGCGAGCAGAGCATAGATGGCCGTCAGCGTCGCCACTCTCTGAATGTAGAGACTCTCGGTCACCAGCGGAACCAGAAAAAGCAGCAGCGCCGGCAGAAGCCGCGGTGCGGCGACGTAGAGCATGTTGCGGAGCGAGCTGAGTGTGTAGATGTCCTCCGTCAGGACTTTGATCGGCCGGTCGATTCTTTCCAAACGCTTGGCCATAGACTTCAATCATTCATCGCGCCAAGACACCAAGAGCGCAAAGAAAAATGATTTTTCTCCGAACTTGGCGTCCTTTGCGCCTTTGCGCGAGCATTTATTGTATTCCTTCGTGACCTTCGTGTCCTTCGCGGTTCGACTGAGCTCACCGCCCTGAGTCCATCGAAGGGTGGTTAAAATCCTCTCACCACGAAGAGCCTAGCGCGGCGGAGCCGCAACCTAAAGTCGAAATATCTCGCGCAAAGACGCAAAGGGCGCCAAGGTTCCTCAAATCCCCCTCTTTCCCCCTTTGTCAAAGGGGGATGAAAGGGGGATTCCTCGATTTCTTTGCGTTCTTGGCGTCTTGGCGCGAGCAAATCCCCGCCCTTTAACAACTCTGGGCGACAGGTAAATTTGCGCAAACCGCGAAAACTATTAAGCATAGTATTAGTAGAGTAGGCGAGTGAGCGATGTTGGATATAACACGGCTCACTCACCCCTCATCGAACCGGACATGAAGATTTCCCTCATCCGGCTCTCGCAAAGACTCTCCTCTCAGGCCATGCGCAGACCACTCCCAGAGTTGGTTCTACAAGTACAGCAGACCCATGCGGTTGAAGTGCTCGTAGTAGCTGACTCCCTCGGGTGGCCTAAAGGGCCGCTGGCTTCTACGTCTCACGTGTTGCGTAAGACGCTCACGTACGTAGGCATTGATCTCTCGAAACCCTTGGCGCGGATAACCATAGCTAAAGTAGTTCGCCCAACCCCCAAGATGTCCGTTGAGCTCCTCGATGAGTTGCGGCAGCGGCATGAAGCAGCGCTCTTTGCTGATCCTCTCACGCAGCTTCTGCCGCTCTCAGAGCCTTCTCCGATATGGTCACGTTGAGATAACGGTGGCGCTTGCCTCTCAAATCGCGGTCATAGCGAAACGTGTAACCCAAGAAATCGAGCTTCTCTCCTTCTCGCTTAAGGTTCATCACCCGCGTCTTGTCCCGATTGATCTCAAGCCCCATCCACTCTTCGAGCTTCGATTCGATCCACCCCTGAAGCTTCTCTCCCTGATAACGCGCCAACACCACAAAGTCATCGGCATATCGGACCAGCCGGGCGTTTGCCCAATAGGCCGGTCCCGACACTCGATGAAACACCTTGTCGAACCAGTGAAGATACAGATTCGACAACAAGGGGGAAATCACTCCCCCTTGCGGCGTTCCCTTGCGGTTGCGCTTGCCCGTCACCCCATCTCCTCCGCCTCTTCCTTCGACCGACTCCACGACCGGCGCTTTAAGCCACCTATCAATCAGCTTGAGCACCGATCGATCCACCACCCGCATCCTGACGCACGCCAAAAGCCGCTCATGAGGGATCGAATCAAAGTAGCTCTTAAGATCGGCGTCATACACCGCTTGATACCCGGCCCGTATGTGACCGCGTATCTCCTCGAGCGCCTGGTGTGCATTTCTCTCAGGGCGAAACCCGTAGCTACACTCCTCAAAGTCCGCCTCAAAGATCGGCTCCAAGATCAGCAAACATGCCGTCTGCACTACCCGGTCGCCTACCGTCGGGATTCCCAGCGGCCTCTTCCTCCCGTCCGGTTTGTCGATGTAGACGCGCCGTACCGCCTTGGGCTTATAGATCTTGGGCCGAAGCTCCCGGTGAAGTCTGTCTACCAACCGCTCGGCTCCTCCGGCGGCTTTCTCGATTCCCTCGATACTCACGCCATCAAGGCCGGCTGCTCCACCATTCCCCCGCACCTTCTCCCATGCCGCCCAAAGCACGTCTTTCCGATAGATCCGGTCATACAATGCGTAAAACCGAAACTTCGGCTCCGCCTTGGCCTTCTGACTAAGCTTACGTCTCAAAAGAGAAAGTTTCCCCAAAGGCTCGCCTTCGGCCTTGGCCTCGGCAAGCTTCAGCTCTTCCGTAGTGGGATTTTCATCCAAGCGGCTTTCCCCCTCTCTTCCATAAGCATGTCTTTGCTCAAGCCCCTTCGCTCCACGGTCGTTACCCGCTTCCTCGCTACTATGGGCTTGTCCGACTCCCAGCAGGGACCCGCCACGAGTTATTTATTCCTCTTGGCTGTTCCTGCCCCTGCGGGCCTCCCAGGTTCCTCAACCGATCTTTCCACGCGCGCTGCCCCCTCTCACCCCGAAGAGTCCGACGACTGCTCGCGCCCGTTGCTTCATCGCCGGTTCCAGGCTTCATCGTTCTTCGGCAGACTGGCCACTCTTATCTTTTCGTGTAACGAGGCCGAAACGGGTTCGCTTACGCTGCGGCTCGCGTGTTCGCCTTGCAAGGCTTCGCCAGTGGAATCACTCCCCCTCACGCTTGCGCGGCTACTTGTCGAACGGGCAATTTACAAGATATCCTCCTTTCAGAATATTAGATCGGCCAGGCTTATCCTGGCGCTCCGAAGCACACGAAGTTCGGATGCCATTACACTCTCTCCTCAAGCTCTTTGTGCTTTCCGAACAAGCCGGAAGGCTTCAGGATCAACGTCATCAGGATCGCAAAGAGGGCGACGATCATTTGATAGTGCGGCCCGAGGTACGCGACGGTGAGAATCTGCGCGTAGCCGATGAGCAGGCTCGCGACGATCACGCCGGCCGTGCTCTCCAGCCCGCCGAGAATGCAGACGGCGATGGCGGAAACGAGAACGTTGGCGCCCGACTCGGTGGCGAGGAAACCGAGCGGGAGCACGACGATGGCGGCAAGCCCGACGAGAGCGGCGCCGATCGCGAGGCTGAGCGTCGCCATGGTATCCGAATCGATACCCAGCATCATCGCGGCTTGCTCGTCCTGGGCCATCGCGCGGAAGGCGAGGCCGATGCGGGTATGGTGCGTGAAGAGCCAGAGAAGAAAAACCAGCGCGCCGCCGAGCGCGACGATCGCGAGGCGCTGCGCGTCCACCGGGACGTTCAGCAGGTCGACGGTGCCGCGAAAGAGCGGCGGCAGGCTATAATTCGAACCGAGAAAGCCGAAATAACGCAGCGCCTCCAGCGCCGCCGTGCCCAACGCGAACGTCACGATGATTTCCAGGAGCGGCATGCCGCGCACGCGCACGAGCGCCAAGCGATAAATCGCCGCGCCGACGAGCGCGATGAATAAAATCGCCAGCAGCGCGGCGAGGTAATAATTCAGCCGCAGGCGGTTGAGAAAAAACCACGCGGCAAAACCGGCCAGGACGTAAAGCGCGCCATGCGCGAAGTTGGCGACCCGGCTGATGCCGTAGGTAAGGGAAAAACCGAGCGCGGTTAGGGCCAGAGTGACGCTGTTGATCAGGCCATAGACGAGCAGCGATGGCAGCATGCCGTCACTTCGCTTCGCCCTTCGCCGTCACTCCGGGAGGCATCCGGACCTTCCCCATCGCGATCGGGCTCGGCCAGACGACGATCCGCTTTTGGTCCTGCCACTGGAACCAGGTGCCGACGGCGCCTTCTTTGGGATTGTAGCTCGGGATAACCTGATGGCTCTTGGGATCGAAGGCGATTTTTCCGTAAACCGAAAGCATGTCGGTCTTCTCCAACGCCGCGACGAGCTTGTCGGCGTCGAGCGAGCCGGCGCGCCGGATGGCGTCCGCCAGGACATAGACGGCGGTGTAGCTGCTGGATGTCCCGTAGCCCTCCGGCTCGACCAGCCAGCGCTTCTTATACGCCTCGTAAAATTTCATCGTGAGCGGCGTCGCGTTGGACGGCGCGTTGCCGGCGTTGGCGGGCGAGGCGATCCAGTAGGCGACCGCGCCGTCGGTCGCCGCCCAGCCGCCGGGCTGTTCCACCGCGCTGGAGATGCCTGCGATCGGGAGCGCCGGAATTTTCAAGTCCTTCCACTGCTTCACCAAAATCGCGATCTCCGGATGGTCCATCCAGACGAAAAGAATCTGCGCCTTTTGGTCGCGCGCCTTCAGCAAGCCGGTCGAATAATCGAGCGCGCCCGTTGGATAAACTTCCGTCCCCAGGATCTTCCATCCTTTCGCGCCGAGATTTTTCCCCACGATGTCGGCGATCGCGCGCGCGTGCGCCACGTCCTGCACCATGATGAAGATCGAATCGAAGCCGTGCTCCTGCTTCAAGCTCTCGAATAAATCCATCGCTTCTTTCGCCAGTTGTCCGGCCTCGCTGGTGATGCGGAAGAGATATTTATATTTGACGTAATTCTCCCCGATGCGCCGATGGTAGGCCGGGGTCAGCGCGCCGGTCGTCAAGATCGATACCTTCTTATATTTGGCGATGAGATCCATCGCCGCCAGCGCCGCCTCGGAGCGCACGGGCCCGCCCATGAGAACGTCCGCCTTTTTTTCCAAAATTAATTTTTCCACGACCAGCAGCGCTTCGGAGAGCGGCACGCCGGGCTCCAAGTCCCTGGTGTCGAGCGTTTCGAGCCTGAGCGGCCGGCGCGCGCTCCCTACCTGCGCGCCGCCCTTGGCGTTGATCTCTTCGACCGCGAGCGCCATCGCCCTTTGCGCGTCCCAACCGTAGAGATATTGCGTCGAGAGCGGAGCGCCGATGACGATCGGCTGCGCTTTCTGCTGGGCGAAG is part of the Candidatus Binatia bacterium genome and harbors:
- a CDS encoding ABC transporter substrate-binding protein, yielding MRKKTHRLSWMIGVAAMTLLVFSATVGFAQQKAQPIVIGAPLSTQYLYGWDAQRAMALAVEEINAKGGAQVGSARRPLRLETLDTRDLEPGVPLSEALLVVEKLILEKKADVLMGGPVRSEAALAAMDLIAKYKKVSILTTGALTPAYHRRIGENYVKYKYLFRITSEAGQLAKEAMDLFESLKQEHGFDSIFIMVQDVAHARAIADIVGKNLGAKGWKILGTEVYPTGALDYSTGLLKARDQKAQILFVWMDHPEIAILVKQWKDLKIPALPIAGISSAVEQPGGWAATDGAVAYWIASPANAGNAPSNATPLTMKFYEAYKKRWLVEPEGYGTSSSYTAVYVLADAIRRAGSLDADKLVAALEKTDMLSVYGKIAFDPKSHQVIPSYNPKEGAVGTWFQWQDQKRIVVWPSPIAMGKVRMPPGVTAKGEAK